One window of the Cryptomeria japonica chromosome 7, Sugi_1.0, whole genome shotgun sequence genome contains the following:
- the LOC131078493 gene encoding protein NRT1/ PTR FAMILY 5.2 isoform X1: MESQQGFTLDGSSDLKGRPVLRSKTGKWKACTFLVVYEIFERMAFYGIASNLVIYLTSKLHEGTVTSARNVTNWAGAIWITPILGAYIADTHWGRYWTFVIFSCIYILGMIILTLTVSLPSLRPPECPENSNYCKKASTFQVGMFYFALYVLALGTGGTKPNISTIGADQFDEFDPKERVQKVSFFNWWMFSAFLGTLFAQTFLIYIQDNVGFSVGYAIPTAGLIISVVIFLVGTPFYRHKIQNGNPFGRIAQVIVAAGRKWRVKVPADPSELHELDPKVYVEKGRFPISHTLNLRFLDKAATKVNTRSSTWNLCPVTQVEEAKLMIKMLPIWVAMFMPSTMIAQLNTLFVKQGTRLRRDMGPHFDIPPACLTSFVTMSMLVSIVVYDRFLVKIFRKYTGNPRGITILQRLGIGLVIHVIIMVVASVTEMKRINVVKEHQLEGDSKAIAPLTIFILLPQFILMGIADCFVEVGKLEFFYDQAPESMQSIGTALFASTLGVGNFISSFLLTTVSKITGRHGHTSWVLNNLNASRLYYYYALLAVLNFLNVIFFLVVSRYYVYKRETNEAFSSSQSHGGMIECVAGNGKTNLDENLQHN, translated from the exons ATGGAATCTCAGCAAGGATTTACTTTGGATGGCTCCTCTGATCTGAAAGGCAGGCCTGTTCTTAGATCTAAGACTGGAAAATGGAAAGCTTGTACATTCCTTGTTG TGTATGAAATATTTGAAAGAATGGCTTTCTATGGCATCGCCTCCAATCTAGTTATCTATTTGACAAGTAAACTGCATGAGGGTACTGTGACTTCCGCAAGGAATGTAACCAATTGGGCTGGAGCAATTTGGATCACTCCTATTCTTGGGGCATATATTGCAGATACTCACTGGGGACGCTACTGGACATTTGTCATTTTTTCATGTATTTATATACTG GGAATGATAATTTTGACATTGACAGTCTCATTGCCATCTCTGAGACCACCAGAATGCCCAGAGAATTCCAACTATTGCAAGAAAGCCTCCACATTCCAAGTTGGgatgttttattttgcattgtacGTGCTTGCTCTGGGTACTGGTGGTACAAAGCCCAATATATCCACCATTGGAGCAGACCAATTCGATGAATTTGACCCAAAAGAGAGGGTTCAGAAGGTCTCCTTCTTCAATTGGTGGATGTTCAGTGCCTTTTTGGGAACACTGTTTGCACAGACATTTCTCATATATATTCAAGACAACGTGGGATTTTCTGTGGGATATGCGATCCCCACTGCTGGACTGATCATATCCGTTGTGATATTTCTAGTGGGGACTCCGTTTTACAGGCACAAAATTCAGAACGGGAATCCATTTGGTCGGATTGCACAAGTGATTGTAGCTGCAGGTCGGAAATGGAGGGTTAAAGTTCCTGCAGATCCAAGTGAGCTCCATGAATTGGACCCCAAAGTGTACGTTGAAAAAGGCAGATTCCCCATCTCTCACACTCTCAACTTGAG ATTTCTAGACAAAGCAGCCACAAAAGTCAATACAAGAAGCAGTACATGGAACCTGTGCCCTGTGACTCAAGTAGAGGAGGCCAAGTTGATGATAAAAATGCTGCCAATATGGGTGGCCATGTTCATGCCAAGCACCATGATAGCCCAGCTAAACACACTGTTTGTGAAGCAGGGAACTAGATTGAGGAGGGACATGGGTCCTCACTTTGATATTCCTCCAGCCTGCCTCACTTCATTTGTCACCATGTCAATGCTGGTCTCCATTGTTGTCTATGACAGATTCCTGGTAAAGATCTTTAGAAAATATACAGGGAACCCAAGAGGCATAACAATCTTACAGAGACTAGGAATTGGGCTGGTTATCCATGTAATAATCATGGTGGTTGCCTCAGTAACTGAGATGAAAAGGATCAATGTTGTCAAAGAGCATCAGCTTGAAGGAGACTCAAAAGCAATAGCACCCCTCACAATATTCATTCTTCTTCCTCAGTTTATACTCATGGGAATAGCAGATTGCTTTGTTGAAGTGGGGAAGTTGGAATTTTTTTATGATCAGGCCCCTGAGAGCATGCAGAGCATAGGAACTGCACTATTTGCAAGCACACTGGGAGTTGGGAATTTTATTAGCAGCTTTCTTCTGACCACTGTGAGCAAAATCACAGGAAGACACGGGCACACCAGTTGGGTTCTCAATAATCTGAATGCATCTCGACTGTACTACTACTATGCCCTCTTAGCTGTTCTTAATTTCCTTAATGTGATTTTCTTTTTGGTTGTATCTCGCTATTATGTTTATAAGAGAGAGACCAATGAAGCTTTTAGCAGCAGCCAGAGCCATGGTGGAATGATAGAGTGTGTTGCAGGGAATGGGAAAACCAATCTGGATGAAAACTTACAACACAATTAG
- the LOC131078493 gene encoding protein NRT1/ PTR FAMILY 5.2 isoform X2, with translation MMLSCILLMDIGMCYYLKNPNFSTDGDDFCNLGKLRIHPELNWVKLVKLGMIILTLTVSLPSLRPPECPENSNYCKKASTFQVGMFYFALYVLALGTGGTKPNISTIGADQFDEFDPKERVQKVSFFNWWMFSAFLGTLFAQTFLIYIQDNVGFSVGYAIPTAGLIISVVIFLVGTPFYRHKIQNGNPFGRIAQVIVAAGRKWRVKVPADPSELHELDPKVYVEKGRFPISHTLNLRFLDKAATKVNTRSSTWNLCPVTQVEEAKLMIKMLPIWVAMFMPSTMIAQLNTLFVKQGTRLRRDMGPHFDIPPACLTSFVTMSMLVSIVVYDRFLVKIFRKYTGNPRGITILQRLGIGLVIHVIIMVVASVTEMKRINVVKEHQLEGDSKAIAPLTIFILLPQFILMGIADCFVEVGKLEFFYDQAPESMQSIGTALFASTLGVGNFISSFLLTTVSKITGRHGHTSWVLNNLNASRLYYYYALLAVLNFLNVIFFLVVSRYYVYKRETNEAFSSSQSHGGMIECVAGNGKTNLDENLQHN, from the exons ATGATGTTGTCATGTATTCTGCTCATGGATATTGGTATGTGCTATTATCTTAAAAATCCAAATTTTTCAACTGATGGAGATGACTTTTGCAATTTGGGTAAGCTGAGAATACACCCAGAATTGAATTGGGTAAAGTTGGTGAAACTG GGAATGATAATTTTGACATTGACAGTCTCATTGCCATCTCTGAGACCACCAGAATGCCCAGAGAATTCCAACTATTGCAAGAAAGCCTCCACATTCCAAGTTGGgatgttttattttgcattgtacGTGCTTGCTCTGGGTACTGGTGGTACAAAGCCCAATATATCCACCATTGGAGCAGACCAATTCGATGAATTTGACCCAAAAGAGAGGGTTCAGAAGGTCTCCTTCTTCAATTGGTGGATGTTCAGTGCCTTTTTGGGAACACTGTTTGCACAGACATTTCTCATATATATTCAAGACAACGTGGGATTTTCTGTGGGATATGCGATCCCCACTGCTGGACTGATCATATCCGTTGTGATATTTCTAGTGGGGACTCCGTTTTACAGGCACAAAATTCAGAACGGGAATCCATTTGGTCGGATTGCACAAGTGATTGTAGCTGCAGGTCGGAAATGGAGGGTTAAAGTTCCTGCAGATCCAAGTGAGCTCCATGAATTGGACCCCAAAGTGTACGTTGAAAAAGGCAGATTCCCCATCTCTCACACTCTCAACTTGAG ATTTCTAGACAAAGCAGCCACAAAAGTCAATACAAGAAGCAGTACATGGAACCTGTGCCCTGTGACTCAAGTAGAGGAGGCCAAGTTGATGATAAAAATGCTGCCAATATGGGTGGCCATGTTCATGCCAAGCACCATGATAGCCCAGCTAAACACACTGTTTGTGAAGCAGGGAACTAGATTGAGGAGGGACATGGGTCCTCACTTTGATATTCCTCCAGCCTGCCTCACTTCATTTGTCACCATGTCAATGCTGGTCTCCATTGTTGTCTATGACAGATTCCTGGTAAAGATCTTTAGAAAATATACAGGGAACCCAAGAGGCATAACAATCTTACAGAGACTAGGAATTGGGCTGGTTATCCATGTAATAATCATGGTGGTTGCCTCAGTAACTGAGATGAAAAGGATCAATGTTGTCAAAGAGCATCAGCTTGAAGGAGACTCAAAAGCAATAGCACCCCTCACAATATTCATTCTTCTTCCTCAGTTTATACTCATGGGAATAGCAGATTGCTTTGTTGAAGTGGGGAAGTTGGAATTTTTTTATGATCAGGCCCCTGAGAGCATGCAGAGCATAGGAACTGCACTATTTGCAAGCACACTGGGAGTTGGGAATTTTATTAGCAGCTTTCTTCTGACCACTGTGAGCAAAATCACAGGAAGACACGGGCACACCAGTTGGGTTCTCAATAATCTGAATGCATCTCGACTGTACTACTACTATGCCCTCTTAGCTGTTCTTAATTTCCTTAATGTGATTTTCTTTTTGGTTGTATCTCGCTATTATGTTTATAAGAGAGAGACCAATGAAGCTTTTAGCAGCAGCCAGAGCCATGGTGGAATGATAGAGTGTGTTGCAGGGAATGGGAAAACCAATCTGGATGAAAACTTACAACACAATTAG